The genomic stretch TGTGGGATTCCTGCGGTGAAGTATATATTTAGTTTTTTCATTGCTTTATTATATTAATGTATAATGTAAGATGCACCAAGTAGAATGCTGAATGAATTCTGGATTTACAAATTCTTAAGGTAGGTTTCCATATCCTTATCTCCACGGCCACTCAGGCAGATAACAACAATATCTTCTTCCTGGAAACTCTTTTTGTCTAAAACAGCAAGAGCGTGAGAACTTTCCAAAGCAGGAATAATTCCTTCTAATTTCGTTAGCTCAAAAGCACATTTCAAGGCTTCATCATCGTTAATACTGAAAAATTCTGCTCTTTTTTCTTTAAATAAGTTAGCATGAAAAGGTCCGATTCCAGGATAATCAAGCCCTGCTGAAATTGAATGAGGCTCAATAACCTGTCCATCTTCAGTTTGCATCACAAGGCTTTTGCTTCCGTGAAGTACCCCTAGTGTACCTAAGAAAGTAGTAGCAGCGGATTTTCCGGAGTCAACCCCATGGCCACCGGCTTCAGCAGCAATGATTTTCACTTCTTTTTCATCTACAAAATGATAAAATGTTCCGGCAGCATTGCTACCACCGCCTACACAGGCAATTACGTAATCAGGGTTTTCTCTTCCTGTTTTTTCTTTAAGCTGTTCCTTGATTTCTTTTGAAATAATGCTTTGAAACCTTGCTACAAGATCCGGGAAAGGGTGGGGACCCACCACACTTCCAATGACATAGTGAGTGGTAACAGGATGATTAATCCAATCTCTTAAAGCTTCATTTACTGCATCTTTCAGTGTTTTTGATCCGGAAGTGGCCGCGATAACCTCTGCACCCAGCATTTTCATTCTGGCCACATTGGGAGCCTGTCTTTGAATATCAATTTCTCCCATATACACAATACATTCAAGGCCAAGCAAAGCACAGGCGGTTGCAGTAGCTACGCCATGTTGACCGGCTCCGGTTTCTGCAATAATTCTTGTTTTTCCAAGACGTTTTGCCAGAAGAACCTGTCCTAAAGCATTGTTGATCTTGTGGGCTCCGGTATGATTAAGATCTTCTCGTTTTAAGTAGATCTGTGTATTGTATTTGTTACTTAGGTTTTTAGCCAAGTACAATGGAGTTGCCCTTCCTACATAATTTTTAAGTAAATCCTGATATTCATTCTGAAAGTCTTCAGATTCAATGATTTCAAGATAATTTTTTTGCAATTCTTCTACATTCGGATAAAGCATTTCGGGGATAAAAGCTCCTCCAAATTCACCATAATATCCGTGTTCATCAGGGTTTTTATAATTCATTTCTTTATTCTTTAGTAATTAAATAAGCATTATTCTGTGTGCTCAATGTACTGAGCTGTTCTTTTATTTTCTGAGATACATTAAAAATTAAAATATCATCATCTTCCGAATTGATCCATTCAGAACCTGCGTGTTCCTTAATGGCTTTTGCTTTATCATACAGGATTTCAATACTGCATTTTTCATAAAAAGGACGAAGGTCAGCATGACAGAAACCAATGGTTTCCAAATTTCTTTGAGTCACATTTTCCTTAAATTCCTTAACCAACATAGCTCCATATCCTTTTTTTTTGTGAGCAGCTACCAATCCTACAGCTTCTGCAAAAGCATATTGTGTTCCGGAAATCTCCAACACAAAATCAAAATTGAGACGAAAAACTGCCAAAATCTCTGAATGTGAATCCAGCAGGAAATGAAATTCCGAATCTTTAAAAAAGGTACGGAAATAAGCTGATTTCATCGTATTCCATGCAGAAATATCCCAAAGCTGGAGAATATGTTCAATCTCTTTCTCTGTTAATTCGTTGGTTTGTTTAATTTGGTATTTCATGATTTTTAATAATAATCAAAGGTAACAAAAGAGTCCCGAAGGGATGATTTAACCATAGCAAAGGATGGAATCCTTTCAATGTTATCAATGACATATCAATATTATCAATGTACCCCATAATATCAATCCCATAAAAATTTTTCATCATAATCCATTTTATGTTTTTCCAATATCTCCACAAGTTCATTTTTAAAATCCTGTTTTTGATGATGCTGGCGTTGATTTTTAATATATTTTGTCACAATGTGAACATCTTTTTCACCTACTGAAAACGCACCATAGCCATCCTGCCAAAAGAAATTCTCATATTTCTTGCCTTTTGTTTTGATCCATTTTGAAGAATGTGCCTTTATTTCCTGGACCAATTTCATTAATGCAACCTTCCTGGACAATCTACAAAGAATGTGAATATGATTATCTGTTCCTCCGATCTGTAATGCATAGCTTTCAAAATCTTTACATAATGTAGCGATGTAGGCGTACAATTCTTTTTCTATATTTTCATCTATAAAATCATTCCGGTATTTTGTACTGAATACAATATGAATGTAATTTTTGACTAACGATTGTGGCATTTGTGTGTTTTTTGGTGGTTGGTATTTATGTTGTCATGGATGGGTTTGTCATTGATATGTTGGTTGTTTATATTAATTGGAATGTTTCCAATTCTGGGTTAAATTGTTCCGTTGGGACTCATTGGAATGATTGTTTTAAATTTTTTAATTTTATCTATATTTTTATCACCCGGAGCTATTTCAAATTTTGAATTAATATCTAAGGCGAAAGGTTTCTGTTTTAATCCCTCAATATTTTTGATGTTCTCTTCTGAAATACCACCACTCAAAAAATAGGGAAGTGGAATTTCAAATTCATTTAATAGATTCCAGTTAAATTGTTGTCCTGTTCCTCCAAATGCTTTACTGTCTGTATCAAACAGGTAGTAGTTGATAGGTTGTAGGTTGTGGGTGGTCGGATTATCATTGAAGATCTTTGCTATTTTCTCTTTGTTTTCAGCTGTATCATTTCCGATTCTTATCACTTTGATGATTTTGATGTCCGAAATTAGTCGTTTCTTTAATTCAAGGATAAAATGATCATCTTCATCGCCATGTAACTGAATCAGGTTTAGCTTTGCTTTTTCAGCTATTTCAACAATGGTTTCAACCTTTTCGTTAACAAAAACACCCACTTTTCCCTGGTGATTAACCTGCGAAATATCTTCCAGACTTAAATGATTCAGAACATATCTTGGTGATTTTTTATAAAAAATAAACCCTAGAAAATCTACATTGATATCAATTAATTCCTGTATCTGGTCGAGCTGTGTCAGACCACAGACTTTAAGTGCAGAAGAGAAGTTATTGGTTGTTTGTTGTTGGTTCATGATAGTTAATAGATAGTTGCTGACTTTTGATTTTCCAGAGTGAAATCCATTTTCAAATTTTCAAATGGACACATTTTCAAATGAATAAAGAAAACTCTTCAAATGCTTTGGCAGGATTGGTATTTTTCATGAAATATTCGCCCATCAGGAATCCATCAAATCCTTTTTCTTTTAAATATTTAAAATCTTCAAGACTGTAAATTCCACTTTCTGCAACGGATAAAGTGTCTTGAGGTAACTGATCTTTTAACTGGACAGAATGCTGTAAATCTACTTTAAAGTCTTTCAGGTTTCTGTTATTAATTCCAACCAAATCGATATTGGAATTAAAGTGTTTCAGTTCTTCTTCCGTATGAATTTCCAATAAGACCTCCAGATCCAGTTCATGGGCAAGTTGCGTAAACTCCTGAACCTGATTGGGTGAAAGACAGGCTGCGATCAGTAAAATCACATCAGTACCCATACTTTTGGCTTCATAAAACTGATATTCATCAATCATGAAATCTTTACGCAGGATAGGGATGTTGATGTGTTTTCTGACACTTAAAATATCCTCAAAGTTTCCCCCAAAAAAGTCTTTATCTGTAAGAATAGAAATCCCGCTGGCTCCAAATTTTTCATAAGCTGAGGTAACATCCAAAGGCAGAACACTGTTATTAATGATTCCTTTAGATGGAGACTGTCTTTTAAACTCAGCAATAATTCCGCTTTTATTTTTGATGGATTCTTTCAATGAAGAACTCTTTCTTCCAAAAAACTCAGAATTTTTTAGCTGATGAATTGAAATAGCTGCTTTTGAAAGGGCAACTTCCTCTTTTTTTCTTTCAATAATTTTATCTAGTATGGTCATGGTAGAGATTAGAAATTAGAATGTTCTGAAATCAGTTTAAATTTTTAGTTAATTAAAAGTTCAAAGGTATTTAATGCTTTTCCACTTTCTAAGCTTTCCTGAGCCAATAGTAAACAATCATCATACGTTCCGAATTTGTGAGTATGGTAAAGCGCTACAGATGCATTGGCTAATACTACTGAGTTTTGTTGCTCAGTTCCTTTTCCTTCCAGAATATTCATGAAGATTTTTGCTGTTTCCTGGGTTGTATTTCCTGCTTTAATATCTTCTAATGTTACAGGATTGAAGCCTAAGTCTTCTGCAGAATAGATTTCCTCACCTTTTTTAGTAATGATTTTACTGTCGTGGGTAAGGCTTATTTCATCATATCCATCCAATCCGTGAACAATGATAAACTCCTGTTCTTCTTTTTGTAAAAGGTATTGGTAGATTCTTGCAATTTCCAGGTTATACACTCCAATCATGGAATATTGAGGTTTGGCAGGATTTACTAAAGGACCCAGAAGATTAAAGAAGGTTCTTAATCCCAAAGATTTTCTCAATAATCCAACAGATTGAAGAGCAGGATGGAAGTAAGGGGCATGCAGAAAGCAGATATTGGCTCTTTCAAGGTCTTCATTCAGCTGTTCTGAACTGTTCTTGAACTGATAGCCCAATTCTTCCAGTACATTGGATGAACCTGTAGTGGTTGAAGCTCCATAATTTCCATGTTTTGTTACCTTCTGCCCGGCTCCGGCCACCACAAAGCTGGCCAATGTTGATATATTGATTGTGTTTTTTCCGTCACCTCCCGTTCCTACGATATCAATAGCATCACTGGCATCAATATGGATAGGAACAGCCATTTGCAGTAGCGCTTCTCTAAAACCTTCAAGTTCTTTTAAGGTGATATTTCGCATCAGGAAAACACTGATGAAAGCGGTTACTTCTGCTGCATTGAACTTATTCTGTGCAATTTCAATCATCATAGCCTTTGCCTCAGACTTCGATAAAGTATTGTGATTGAACATATATTGCAAAATTTCTTTCATTTGAGGAGTTTTTATGGTTGATGGATCTTGTGTTGTTTTCATATTAGGCTTACTTCATTAAATGGTAATCAACGTTTTTCCAATTGATTTTTATTGATTTAAAAAATTTCGGATAATGACTTCTCCATCCGGAGTTAAGATGCTTTCCGGGTGAAACTGTACTCCGTGTACATCGTAAGTTTTATGCTGAAGAGCCATAATCATCCCATCTTTATCAACAGCTGTAATTTCCAGTTCATCTGGGAAATTCTCAGGATTCACAGCCCAGCTGTGGTATCTTCCTACTTCAATTCCTGATTGTAAATCTTTGAAAAGCTTGGTGTTTTCCTTCACTAAATCAGTTGTAGTAGCCACTCCATGGAAGATTTCAGATAAGTTGATAAGGTTTCCTCCAAAAGCTTCTGCAATGGCCTGTTGTCCTAAACATACTCCTAAAATACTTTTCGTAGGAGCATATTCTTTAATCAAATCCAATAAAATTCCAGCCTCTTCCGGAATTCCAGGGCCTGGAGAAAGGATGATCTTGTCGTATTTTCCAACCTCTTCTAAAGTGATTTGGTCGTTTCTTACCACATCCACCTTCTGATCCAGAATTCTTTCAATGATCTGGACAAGGTTGTAAGTGAAGCTGTCATAGTTATCAAAAACAAGAACTTTAGGCTGTGACTGTTGAGCGTTTATATTGTTGTTCATTTCTTTTTTGTTGTAGGGTTAATGGAGGGAGTGTTGATGAAGTTTTTATTTTTCTACTATTTTTTCAGCCTTCTCAACTGCTTTTTTCAGAGCATTTAATTTGTTATTCACTTCCTGTAGCTCATTTTCCGGGACTGATTTTGCCACAAGACCAGCTCCTGCCTGATAAAACAATGTATTGTTCTTGCTTAAAAAAGTTCGGATCATAATGGCCTGATTGCAGGTTCCGTTCAAACCAACAATCCCAATACATCCGCCATAATATCCACGGGAATCTTTTTCATATTGATTGATAAGCTGAAGGGCTTTATGTTTAGGAGCTCCACTTAAAGTTCCCTGTGGGAAAGTGGCAGAAATCATTTCAAGAGGATTGATTTGTTCAGGAAGCTCAGCCGTTACTTCACTTACCATGTGAATGACGTGAGAAAAAAGCTGAATTTCTTTCAGTTTGGTCACGGTTACATTTTTACCCAATTTTCCAAGATCATTACGGGCAAGATCTACCAGCATCGTGTGTTCAGCATTTTCTTTAGGATCATTTTTTAATACTTCAATAGCCTGAAGATCAGTTTCCAGATTTCCCGTTCTTTTAGACGTTCCGGCAATAGGATGGATAATGGCTTTATGGTCTTTGATGATTAGCTGGCTTTCAGGACTTGAACCGAACAGTTTGTAGTTTCCGTAATCAAAATAGAATAAATAAGGAGAGGGGTTGATATTTCTTAAGGCGCGGTATACATTAAATTCATCACCTTTAAACTTCTGTTCAAATCTTCTGCTCAGTACCAATTGGAATACATCACCTCTCATGCAGTGTTTCTGAGCCGTTTTTACCAATTCAATATAATCTTCATCTGTAATATTGGACGTTTCCAGGCCATTTTTTTCAAATGGATATACAGGAGTATTTTGATTTTTGATGAGGTTTTCTAAAAAATGAAGTTCAGATTTTACACCGTCCATTTGATTTTCAATAATGTGCATTTCATCATTGAAATGATTGATGGCAATTACATATTGGTATAATCTGTATCTGAGGATCGGAATTTCTACTTCCGGGCTTTGTGCTTTTAAATTGATGTTTTCAAAGAACTGCACCGCTTCAAAACTTGTATATCCAAAAAGGCTTTGTGCAGTTTGCTCAATAGGGTCATTAGTTTTTTCACAGTCAAATACGTTACGGAAGTCTTCAAAAATATCAATGATATTGCTTTCCATGATAAACTGCTTTGCAGGAACAGAATCAGGAAATTTAATTTCAAATTCATTTAAGTTTTTTACTTCAATTCCTGCAACAGCATTAATGGCTATAAAGGAAAAATTATTATCAATGCTTTTTGAATCAGAACTTTCCAATAGGATAGTGTCTCTGAACTTGTCTCTTATTTTAAGATAAATATTCATTGGAGTATGAAGATCCCCAAGAGTTTTTTTCGAAACGGTTTTTATTTTGATTTTCTGTGTAAACATCTGCTGTTTTATTTTTTTGTAAGATTTTAGGAATAAAAAAAGGCTTTAACGGAATCCGTCAAAGCCTTGTATATTGTTTTGTTTATATCTGATGCTGGGTTAGCAACATGACAATACCTTCAGACCCGACGAAGAGTTTGAAAGCCACCACCAAATATTGTTGCTCATTGTAAACATGTGACAAATTTAGAAATTTTTTTAATACCAAAAACAAAAAAATCAAAAAAATATAAAACTTACTATGAATTAATTCTATTTCAGTGATTTCAGCTCTTTTCTGAGCTCTTCAAGTTTTCTTTTATAACTTTCCTCATCATAAGATTCGGTATAGTTTTCCAGTGCTTTGATGTATTCTGCAATGAACTCTTTATTGGATCGGTCTGCCTCATATTTGATCCTTGCAGAATTTACCGGAGCCAGTTTGGAGTATTTAAGTACTGCTTTTCCTTCTTCGGATTCGTTATAAAGGATAACAATGTTCTTTTCATATCCCGGAATATATTTTACAGGGAAACTTATTTCCATTCTTGGGATTCTGATGGTATTTTCAATAGGATAAATGGTGGCGGATGTTGTGGAAAAGAAGGTTGAAACGTATTTTCCATCCTGTTTTTTTACTACTGCTTCATAATCATGAATGTACATTTCGTTTAGCGTTGAATTGGTTTCCTTATCAGAGGTGATGATCGCAGTGCTTTCTACCCCATATTTATTGAGAAACCAGGCATTCAGAAACTGTCCGCCCAACCCATTTAGAATGGAGAGCGGTATGGCAAGAATAAAAAACCATATCTTTTTGGTGAGATAAGATAAGAATCCTAAAATCAGGAAAAGAAGGATCACCGTATAAAAACCATGATGGCTGGTGAAAAACAGTATTTTCGAAATTAAAACCATAGCTAACTTTTATATATTATATAGTGATTTCTTTGACATAAAATTAGTTTAAACTTATCAAAAAAATACAATAGGAACCATGTTTATT from Chryseobacterium indologenes encodes the following:
- the trpB gene encoding tryptophan synthase subunit beta; the protein is MNYKNPDEHGYYGEFGGAFIPEMLYPNVEELQKNYLEIIESEDFQNEYQDLLKNYVGRATPLYLAKNLSNKYNTQIYLKREDLNHTGAHKINNALGQVLLAKRLGKTRIIAETGAGQHGVATATACALLGLECIVYMGEIDIQRQAPNVARMKMLGAEVIAATSGSKTLKDAVNEALRDWINHPVTTHYVIGSVVGPHPFPDLVARFQSIISKEIKEQLKEKTGRENPDYVIACVGGGSNAAGTFYHFVDEKEVKIIAAEAGGHGVDSGKSAATTFLGTLGVLHGSKSLVMQTEDGQVIEPHSISAGLDYPGIGPFHANLFKEKRAEFFSINDDEALKCAFELTKLEGIIPALESSHALAVLDKKSFQEEDIVVICLSGRGDKDMETYLKNL
- a CDS encoding GNAT family N-acetyltransferase; protein product: MKYQIKQTNELTEKEIEHILQLWDISAWNTMKSAYFRTFFKDSEFHFLLDSHSEILAVFRLNFDFVLEISGTQYAFAEAVGLVAAHKKKGYGAMLVKEFKENVTQRNLETIGFCHADLRPFYEKCSIEILYDKAKAIKEHAGSEWINSEDDDILIFNVSQKIKEQLSTLSTQNNAYLITKE
- the tnpA gene encoding IS200/IS605 family transposase: MPQSLVKNYIHIVFSTKYRNDFIDENIEKELYAYIATLCKDFESYALQIGGTDNHIHILCRLSRKVALMKLVQEIKAHSSKWIKTKGKKYENFFWQDGYGAFSVGEKDVHIVTKYIKNQRQHHQKQDFKNELVEILEKHKMDYDEKFLWD
- a CDS encoding phosphoribosylanthranilate isomerase, translating into MNQQQTTNNFSSALKVCGLTQLDQIQELIDINVDFLGFIFYKKSPRYVLNHLSLEDISQVNHQGKVGVFVNEKVETIVEIAEKAKLNLIQLHGDEDDHFILELKKRLISDIKIIKVIRIGNDTAENKEKIAKIFNDNPTTHNLQPINYYLFDTDSKAFGGTGQQFNWNLLNEFEIPLPYFLSGGISEENIKNIEGLKQKPFALDINSKFEIAPGDKNIDKIKKFKTIIPMSPNGTI
- the trpC gene encoding indole-3-glycerol phosphate synthase TrpC gives rise to the protein MTILDKIIERKKEEVALSKAAISIHQLKNSEFFGRKSSSLKESIKNKSGIIAEFKRQSPSKGIINNSVLPLDVTSAYEKFGASGISILTDKDFFGGNFEDILSVRKHINIPILRKDFMIDEYQFYEAKSMGTDVILLIAACLSPNQVQEFTQLAHELDLEVLLEIHTEEELKHFNSNIDLVGINNRNLKDFKVDLQHSVQLKDQLPQDTLSVAESGIYSLEDFKYLKEKGFDGFLMGEYFMKNTNPAKAFEEFSLFI
- the trpD gene encoding anthranilate phosphoribosyltransferase, with translation MKEILQYMFNHNTLSKSEAKAMMIEIAQNKFNAAEVTAFISVFLMRNITLKELEGFREALLQMAVPIHIDASDAIDIVGTGGDGKNTINISTLASFVVAGAGQKVTKHGNYGASTTTGSSNVLEELGYQFKNSSEQLNEDLERANICFLHAPYFHPALQSVGLLRKSLGLRTFFNLLGPLVNPAKPQYSMIGVYNLEIARIYQYLLQKEEQEFIIVHGLDGYDEISLTHDSKIITKKGEEIYSAEDLGFNPVTLEDIKAGNTTQETAKIFMNILEGKGTEQQNSVVLANASVALYHTHKFGTYDDCLLLAQESLESGKALNTFELLIN
- a CDS encoding anthranilate synthase component II, giving the protein MNNNINAQQSQPKVLVFDNYDSFTYNLVQIIERILDQKVDVVRNDQITLEEVGKYDKIILSPGPGIPEEAGILLDLIKEYAPTKSILGVCLGQQAIAEAFGGNLINLSEIFHGVATTTDLVKENTKLFKDLQSGIEVGRYHSWAVNPENFPDELEITAVDKDGMIMALQHKTYDVHGVQFHPESILTPDGEVIIRNFLNQ
- a CDS encoding anthranilate synthase component I family protein, coding for MFTQKIKIKTVSKKTLGDLHTPMNIYLKIRDKFRDTILLESSDSKSIDNNFSFIAINAVAGIEVKNLNEFEIKFPDSVPAKQFIMESNIIDIFEDFRNVFDCEKTNDPIEQTAQSLFGYTSFEAVQFFENINLKAQSPEVEIPILRYRLYQYVIAINHFNDEMHIIENQMDGVKSELHFLENLIKNQNTPVYPFEKNGLETSNITDEDYIELVKTAQKHCMRGDVFQLVLSRRFEQKFKGDEFNVYRALRNINPSPYLFYFDYGNYKLFGSSPESQLIIKDHKAIIHPIAGTSKRTGNLETDLQAIEVLKNDPKENAEHTMLVDLARNDLGKLGKNVTVTKLKEIQLFSHVIHMVSEVTAELPEQINPLEMISATFPQGTLSGAPKHKALQLINQYEKDSRGYYGGCIGIVGLNGTCNQAIMIRTFLSKNNTLFYQAGAGLVAKSVPENELQEVNNKLNALKKAVEKAEKIVEK